The nucleotide window CAGTGCAACCTAGGAGGAGACGGTGGCAGATCTGCACACCCAGGTGAACGAGTTCCTGGCTGCCATGAatgcccatagtactgctgcagccccaaagGGAGGAGCGCATCTTGACAGGACTGTGGGAACAGGTGGCAGCAGCCATGACTCTCTCCCATTCAGTGGGAAAGCCCACAGGGCTGCTCCAGTCCCAAGGAGTAGCCCAGGCTCAGACAGGCACAGCTGACTGGGATCACAGTGGGCACAGAATTCACAGCTTCTGCCTCCACCCCCttagtggtggcaggtggaatctgcaaccagatactatcactagggaaaggcacaaatccactccATCAAACACTATGAggaagtatattaatactccagaccaggaggaaaaaacaaacacccagaaatcaatcctgaaggcacagaaatgtacaacctaaatgacagagaattcaaaacagctaccataaaaaaactcaacgaggggctggccctgtggctgagtggttaagtttgcctgctccacttcagcagcccaggatttcactggttcggatactggacatggcaccactcatcaagccatgctgatgtggtgtctcacatagcacaaccagaaggacctacaagtagaatatacagctatgtactggggggctttgaggagaagaaaaagaagaaaggggaaaaaagaagattggcaacagatcttagctcaattgtcaatctctaaaagaaaaaacctcaatgagttacaagagaattcagaaagacagttcaatgaaatcagggagaaaaggaatgaacagagggaattcttcagaaaagagactgaaactacaaacaaccaatcagaaatgttggagatgaaaaacacaatgaatgagaaaaaagaaaaatctggagtccttaaataacgaGCTGATAttctggaggacagaattagcaatttagaggagaaaaatatagaaatgcttcagatagaggaagagagaactaagactaaaaagaaatgaagaaattctccaagaaatatccgactcaattaggaaatgcaacataaggattagaggtattccagagggagaaggaagagagaaaggagcagagggcttgttcaaagaaacaatagctgagaacttcccaaacctggggaaggaactggaattacaagtaaaagaagctaatagaactcctaactaCATCAATGTACAAAGAACAAGGCATATAtcagtaaaactggcaaaagtgtatggcaaagaaaaatattaagggcagcaaggcagaagaaaataatctacaaagaaacccctatttaggctttcagcagatttctcagcagaaaccttaaaggctaggagagatatattcaaaattctgaaagacaaaaaccttcagccaagaatactctatccagcgaaaatatccttcagctatgatggagaaataaaaactttcccagatagaAAAATGCtaagggagttcactgccacaagaCCATCACCCCCACCGACCCCCGTAAGACATGACCAAGAAGGccttcatatctgaaaaaaaaaggaagggttTACAAGTCTTGAGCAAGGAAATAAGTAGGTggtcaaaatcagaaaattgcaacccTCTatgagaacagattagcaaacaattataacattaaagataaaggaaaggaagacatcaagaataaatataatcacttcatttcaaccacaaactcacaatacaaaacgGAACTAGTTGTGataacaataacttagatggggaagaggataggtacggaacctgcttagactaagaaaataaaaggctatcagaatatggactatctcatctatgagatgttttatacaaacctcatggtaaccactaaagaaaaaatcagaacagagacacaaatgataaagaggaaactgaaaaagccatcatagagaaccaccaaacAGAACTGGCAGTCCAAAGTAAAGGGGATGAGAAAtgagggaaatacagaacaactggaaaacaagtgataaaatggcagcattaagccctcatacatcactaattactctaaatgtaaatggattgaatcctccaatcaaaagactcagagtagctggatggattacaaaacaagtcccaacaatatgctgcctccaggaaacacatctcagctctaaagacaaacacaggcccAGAGTGAAGGGATGTAAGACGATTCTCCAAgccaatgacaaacaaaagaaagcaggtgttgccatacttatatcagacaaagtagacttcaagataaaaaaggcaatgagagacaaagaggggcagtttataatgataaaagggacactccaccaagaggacataacccttataaatatatatgcacctaacacaggagcaccaaagtgcataaagcaactattaacaaacctaaaaggagaaattaacaacaacactataatagtaggggacttcaacaccccactcacatcaatggatagatcatccagacaaaaagtccacaaggaaatagtggaactaaacaaaaaactaaaccagatggacttaaaagaaatatatagaacattccatccaaaaacagcagaatacacattcttctccagtgcacctagaacattctcaaagatagaccatatgctgggaaacaacacaagcctcaataaatttaagaagactgaaatcagatcaagcatcttttctgaccataagattatgaaactagaaatcaactataagaaaaaagctgggaaagcaacaaacacatggagactaaacatgctactgaacagtcaatggatcagtgaagaaattaaaggagaaataaaaaaatatctggagacaaatgaaaaataaccataccaactcacatgggatgaagcaaaagcagccctaagagggaaattcacagcaatacaggcccaccttaacaaaaaagaaaaatctcaaataagcaatcttagactacacctaacagaactagaaaaagaagaacaaacaaagcccaaagtcagcagaaggagaggaataataaaaattagagcagaagtaaatgaaattgacaccaaaaaaacagtagaaaagatcgaggtaactaagagctgattctttgagaatataaataaaattgacaaacccttaggcagattcactaagaaaaaagagagaaggctcaaatacataaaattagaaatgaaaaaggagaaattacaacagataccacagaaatacaaaggattataatagtatgaaaagctacatgccaacaaattggacaatctagaagaagtggataaattcttagactcatacaacctcccaaaactgaatcaagaagaaatagagaatctcacTAAACCAATCACacgtaaagagattgaaacagttatcaaaaatctcccaaaaaataaaagtccaggaccagatggcttctcaggagaattctagcaaacattcaaaaaagatttagtacctatccttctcaaactattccaaaaaattgaagaagatggaacacttcctaacacattttatgaggccaacatcaccctgatcccaaagccagagaaggacaacacaaagaaggaaaattacaagccaatatcgctgatgaacacagatgcaaaaatcctcaacaaaatattggcaaacttaatacaacaatacattaaaaggatcatacaccatgatcaagtgggatttacaccagggacacagggatggttcaacatctgcaaatcaatcaatgtgatacaccacattaacaaaatgaggaataaaaaccacatgatcatctgaatagatgcagagaaagcatttgacaagatctaatctccatttatgataaaaactctctttacaatgggtatagaaggacagtatctcaatataataaaggccatatatgacaaacccacagccaacatcatactcacagggaaaaactgaaagccatccctctaattCGAAGAGAGATATTCCTGctatgttcaccacagcattatttacaatagccaagatatggaggcAACCTAAGcatctatcaatggatgaatggataaaaaagatgtatataccatggaatattactcagtcataaaaaagaatgaaattttgccatttgtgacaacatggatggacctggagggtattatgctaagtgaagtaagtcagagaaaaacaaatatcagatgatttcacttatatgtgaatctaaaaaacaaaacaaatgaaggaactaaacaaaacagaaacagactcataaatacaggaaacaaactggtggttaccaaggTGGTGAGGGGTTAGAGAGCAGGTGAAATAAGTGAAGGCGATTGaaagtacaaatttccagttataaaataaggcTGGGggatacaggcatacctcattttattgcacttcactttattgcactttgcagatattgcattttttacaagacttTCCACCATCAAAAatattatgactcactgaaggctaagatgatggttagcatttttcaggaataaattattttttaattaaggtacttACATTgctttttagacataatgctattgcacacttaacaggctacagtatagtgtaaacataacttttttatgcactgggaaaccaaaaaaatccGTGTGACTACTTCACTGCAATACTCGCTTTACTGCGTTGGTCTGGAACTAAACCCAtgatatctctgaggtatgcctgtaatgtacagcatagggaacgTGGTCAATAACattataataactttgtatggtaacagatggtaactagacttgtggtgatcattttgtaatgtatataaatatcaaatcactatgatgtacatctgaaactaataggaAATACTGTAtgccaattatacttcaattaaaaactaACCAAAAAACCAGAAGTGGAGTAAGCATCTAGCTCACTACCCAAGAGTTCTCATTCTGTGGTCCTCCTCCTGCGGCTCCCTTTGCTTAAACAGCCACTTTCCAGGCTTCTGTCCTTAGTCAGAGTCTTGCCTCTAGAACAGAGACATTCTTCTGAGGGAGTTCGAGACAACTGCGGTTTTCACCTCCGACCTCCACAGTAATGATGCCAGGCATGTAGTCGTCTTGGCCCAGACTGCTGCAGATTCACTGTCATCTACCCCAATGTCTACTGAACCATTACTGCCCCTAAATATTCAACAAGCCACCTGGACTCAACATGTCTGACACTGAGTGCTTCATCGGCACCTGCCACTTACTCCTAAGCTAAAACCTTCAGGCCATCCCAAAGGAGGCCTCGGCCTCCTCCTCGTCCCTATCCTCGTCACATCCTGTCATCACAGACAGcttctaatctctctctctcctctctcttcctacGATCACCACGCCAGCCTGGGCCTTCTCTACTCTTGCACAGACCACCACAATGGTATCCAGCCTTGCCGctcttctccagcttctcctcctccactgcCATAGAAAAGACTTTTCCTAAAGTGAATTTTACACTATTTCCTTACTTCAAAGCCTCTAAGCTGGCTAACTCTCCCCCACCCCACGAATGCAGCCTGAGATAAAGCCCAATTCTTTTTTCTGAATTGCATTTAAGGCCAATTTCTCTAGCCACATCTCTTTCCCAGCCACTCAGTGCCACCCTGCACTCCCAGACCTAGCAGGCTGTTCTGCACTTCTGTGCCCTCGCCCTTGGTGCCAGGAATCAAACACCCCATCTCCCTGAACACCTCCTCACGTTGTTCCTGTGGTGCCCCTGCGATGACCAGAACTGTGTGTCGTGATTTCTATTCCTAGGTCCTCACACAATTCATAACACAATGCACGTTCTCAAAAATACGCTGAGTCCTTCTCTACTTAAGTCAAACTACGATACAGACTCATACTAAAGTTACTAAACCCTAGCATGACTTGGTTTCTGTGGCTCTCCACAGTCAAAGCGTTTATGGCAGAAAGCTTGATACAAACTAAACTATTCCTCTGAAAACGTTATCtatcaacattttttcatataccaTGTTTTCCATGGATATTTTGATAACAAATATGTGACATTAGTTAGCAGTATTATTTTTAGGTCAGATTTCAGAATTTTAGATTAATGATGCATAGCATTTATTGACTACTTAGCACATACAAAACCTGTAAGTGTACTAGTCAgaagtcataaaagaaaataaaatggtattATCAGAGGCTACAGTCtcagaattttgtttaaaatattaatagctaccatttattgaggacttactaTTTGCCAGGTGCTTTTCATAGCACAATCTGCTCAAAAACCTTACAAAATAGAtaattaactccattttacaaaggaggagaCTGGGACTGAGAATTCCACAGAATTGGCACCTAAACCCAGGTCTCTCTGTGATTAAAATGCTCCATAGTGTTTTCTCTGATATATAATGACCACCAAAACGACTCAAGCACGGGCTCCCGACTGAGCTCACTCCCCACATCCATTCCCTCACCCAGCACGCCAACCACACAGGAGCACTGTTCCTGCgagaaactgaaaaacaaacatgAGCTTTGTATTCAGTACACCACTGTTGTTAAAGCAAACCCAGACAAAGTCCCGCTGAGAACTCTTCCAGTAAAacctctgcgtgtgtgtgtgtgtctcagcaGGAAGGCACCAAaagtttaacaaaaaaaaaatcctttttcaaGTGTACTTCATTAAAAGCCAAAGATTCAAAGATTCCACGAAATAACCCCCTAGATTTTACATACCTAAAAGTGACCCACTGACAAACGCAGCAGCAAAGTATGTCATGATCCAGACAACAGAAGCAGAATTGGCTAACTGCATAATATTTCTGCAAAATCAGGGATTTTATTATTATGATATAGTCATTACTTCAATTTACTTATTTGCTGCACTTTGACAATCCAGACCATCCTTTAGAGTACTTTCTGATACAAGCATCAACACAGCAGGACAAGTTATAATAATCTTGGCAGTCAAAACccatgttttcattcatttatcttgTTTCACTTTCCATCAGCTACTATACTTCTGAAGCAAGCAAATGAAGGCTCAAAGCAGCATCTGAAAAACCACATTATGGTACTTACCACATTAAAGTTGATATGAGAAGACCCACGCCTACACAATCTATGAATACAACCCAAAGAAGCAGCTTGATTGTTTCAAAGAAGCCCATGTCCAGCACAAAGCCAAATCCTATAGTGGACACTGAAAAAGATTTATGAGATTCGCTCAGGCACTTTGCCGGGTTCTGGGGATATGgggcacagcccctgccctccagatgcccacagtctagtgggggacacagacatgTAAACCAAACCCCAAAGATGTGTTCTGTGTAACTGATTAAGAAacgtagagccagccctgatggcctggtggttcaagttcagcatgctctgcttcagcagcctgggttgagttcccgggtgcagaaccacacctctcatctgtcagtagccatcctgtggtggaggctcacatagaagaactagaaggacatacaactagaatatacaactatgccctggggctttggagaggaaaaaaagaagactggcaacagatgttagctcagggcaaatctttcccaccaaaaagaaaaaaaaaaatgcagaccaCCTTGGAACACAAAATGGCCACCAGGATATCTGAGGTTTACTGACGAGGCCCCTGTCTCTCTGTGGGTCACCAGGGCAgccccagcattcagaacaccactAGCCTGAAAAagcattaacatttttttaagtcgagttaatcatgaaaaaaatctgaCACACTTTAACACCTTAAAGGTGGTTAGGACCCTTTCACTACACTAGTGGAGAAACCAAGTAGTTTCTCAAGTTCATGTCAGTACTTCTACAACCCTCACTCTGGATTTGCCTGATTGTGACACGCAGTTTCCAATCGTGATATTCCTTTTCACAGTAGGTTTGCATTTGGGTATTGATTTATTTATCATAGTACTTAAAAGACAGAGTGATTGGGCCCAgcatggtggtgtagtggttgggttcacgcgccctgcttcaggagcctggggtttgcaggtttggatcctgggtgcagacctagcaccgctcatcaggctatgctgtggtggcatcccacataaaatagaggaagaccagcagagatgttagctcagggccaatcttcctcaccacagaTAAAAAAAAAGGACAACAAAAGAGTAACTCTGTCCTCTGCTTTTCAAAGTCCCGAGGTAACAGTTTACTCTGGTGTCTGCTTAGGATATTTAGAACCAGAAACAATACAATCTTCTTTCCTGTCAGAAGATTTCTGAGGCTTCAGAAAAGAAGACATAGCTTCAAATATCCCCAAATTCTGACCCATGATACGTTTATCAGGAAAGTCTCCTAATAACAAGTCCAACCTGAAACACTCAATTTGTTCTTCAACTCTATCGCAGATAAACTAACACTTACCACAGAGCCAGATACTTAACAGGACCAGGAAAGCAGGGTCATCTCTGGCCCACTGATCCTTTGTCTGCTTTCGATAATGAAAGTTTCTATAAACCCTCTGTGGGGACGTGAACAGGTAGAGCATCTGCCAGGCAGCGAACTCAAAGTCCATCTGCCGAAAGCGAAAAAGCCTTCTCAGGTATTTGTAGCGCTTCGccccagctgtgtgtcttgctgCATCCCGGGAACTCAGCGCTCCGTTCCCATGCGCTGGGGAATTCACTGAAGTACTCGGTAACATCTTCCTAGATAGAAGAAAAAACTTCTCTTACAAGTAGTCTGAAGAAACCGATCGCTGCTACTACCCTGCTTCTGAGTTACTTAGGAGGGAGGTCACTTCACATTTCCGCCCCAATACTTGAGAAAAGCCAGGGGTCAAACGCGAATGGAGATGTTTCTAAGGCTTGTTCCGGGGGCTGGAGAACTGCCAGCTGCACTTCCGGCAAGGACAGCCCCACGCCCTTCTGAGCCATCATCACACATTCACGCTTCACCTCCCTCAGTCCTCAGACAGCCCTCCCAGGTAGCTACtgttggagagggaggaagggaacagAGGCCCCGGGAGGTGAAGAAAGCCCCTCTTGCGCACACAGTGATGGAGTCAAAACTCAAACTCAGGCACCCTGACTCAAAATTCCGTGCTCTGAACCATCAAGCCTTTAAGGGGAAGCCTCTGTTTAAGCCAATTAGAAACAATGCTACCGACGAGGTAAAATAAATGGCCTATTGCTACAGGTCCATCAGCGCGTGACCAGCAAGCAACTCGTTTACTAGAAtgtgatattaaaaacaaagcaaatttcaAATCCACAGCGTTTTACTCCCCGAATAGTCCAGCAGTGGGAAGGACAGCGGGGGAGTGCCGCCGAACCAGTCGGAAGCCAAGCGAGCGCAGGTCACCGCCCGGCCCCCCTGCCCCGGCGGCCCAGCCCGGCCTCCGGTTCCACTGCCCAGGCCTCCGGGACGCCAGCAAGCGCCTCGCCGGGCCCAGCTGCTCCCCGCCAGCCCGGGGCCGCGGggagggttgccagatttagcaaataaaaacaaaggacgCCCGGTTACGTTTGAATCTCAGATACAAGAGTAACTTTCAGTCTGAGCATGTCAGAAACACTGCATGGGCCATACTCTCACTGACACACTAgtcgttgtttatctgaaattcaactgTAACCGGGCATCCTTGATTTCATCTGGCAACCCTACGGCAGGCCGAGCAGCAGGCCCCGGACATGGTCACTCCAGGGCCCAGTGACGTGGGACCGCGAGTCGCCGGAGGAAACGGCAGCGGGCGAGCCAGGGCGGCGCGCACACGGAGCCGTCGTCAGG belongs to Equus asinus isolate D_3611 breed Donkey chromosome 6, EquAss-T2T_v2, whole genome shotgun sequence and includes:
- the UNC50 gene encoding protein unc-50 homolog; the protein is MLPSTSVNSPAHGNGALSSRDAARHTAGAKRYKYLRRLFRFRQMDFEFAAWQMLYLFTSPQRVYRNFHYRKQTKDQWARDDPAFLVLLSIWLCVSTIGFGFVLDMGFFETIKLLLWVVFIDCVGVGLLISTLMWFISNKYLVKRQSRDYDVEWGYAFDVHLNAFYPLLVILHFIQLFFINHVILTDTFIGYLVGNTLWLVAVGYYIYVTFLGYSALPFLKNTVILLYPFAPLILLYGLSLALGWNFTHTLCSFYKYRVK